A region of Methanocorpusculum labreanum Z DNA encodes the following proteins:
- a CDS encoding ABC transporter substrate-binding protein, which translates to MKKRILEGLSINGFAALCIAGVLIGAMVICAGCVQSGNDDSTLRVVMNFGPDSSGSLDPANGWEGWYVREAGLFETLFYDDQNMELKPELATGYKALSDTEWEITLRKGVVFHDGTPFNADAVIYSFNRVLDPANSRSSEYSFIKEVRKTDDYTIVIETTEPYAPLIASLVDPVMSIISPNIVDVDKQPVGTGPYAFVSFESGASMDLVRNDKYWGGTPKAAKLSMTYNADATARTLMLKSGDVDIAKDILPSEYASLKSDSSTDVESKETLRAYFIYINGGKAPFDDVNVRQALSYALNRQEIVDTALEGVAGSPAVGMFTNTMPWNANDKIASYDNDQAKALELLAKAGITKGSDGKLYYNGEPFTIEIMTYTNRAALPASLEVIAAQYEKLGITVTTKHAEWSAIKSTVTSGTYDMVLYTWVTAPTGDPDYFISGHYLSTGAYASGWTHYSNPQMDEWILAARSTFDQTKRAELYDKIQEQAQIDCPIIYVFYAMENDAMSTSVKGFTIYPNDYTLVTKNIAVV; encoded by the coding sequence ATGAAAAAACGTATTTTAGAGGGCTTATCCATCAACGGATTCGCCGCACTGTGTATTGCAGGCGTACTGATCGGCGCCATGGTGATTTGCGCCGGATGCGTCCAGTCAGGAAATGATGACAGTACGCTTCGCGTCGTCATGAACTTCGGTCCCGATTCAAGCGGCAGTCTCGACCCGGCCAATGGGTGGGAAGGCTGGTATGTGCGGGAAGCGGGCCTCTTTGAGACGCTTTTCTATGATGATCAGAACATGGAACTCAAACCCGAACTGGCAACCGGCTACAAAGCATTGAGCGATACCGAATGGGAAATCACGCTTCGCAAGGGCGTAGTCTTCCACGACGGAACGCCGTTCAACGCCGACGCGGTGATATATTCGTTCAACCGGGTCCTCGACCCCGCAAACAGCCGTTCATCCGAGTACTCATTCATTAAAGAAGTGAGAAAGACTGACGACTATACGATCGTAATCGAAACGACCGAACCGTATGCTCCGCTGATCGCATCGCTCGTTGATCCGGTCATGTCGATCATCAGTCCGAACATTGTCGATGTGGACAAACAGCCGGTCGGTACCGGACCCTATGCATTCGTTTCGTTTGAATCGGGTGCAAGCATGGATCTCGTCAGAAACGACAAGTATTGGGGCGGCACGCCGAAAGCTGCGAAACTCTCCATGACATACAACGCCGACGCGACCGCACGGACGCTTATGCTGAAGTCCGGCGATGTCGATATCGCAAAGGATATTCTCCCAAGCGAGTATGCTTCCCTGAAATCAGACTCCTCGACCGATGTCGAATCCAAGGAGACGCTTCGAGCATACTTCATCTACATCAACGGCGGAAAAGCTCCGTTCGATGACGTGAACGTTCGTCAGGCACTCAGCTACGCACTGAACCGTCAGGAAATCGTGGATACCGCGCTTGAAGGCGTGGCGGGTTCTCCTGCGGTAGGTATGTTTACGAATACCATGCCGTGGAACGCAAACGACAAGATCGCCAGCTACGACAACGATCAGGCAAAAGCCCTTGAACTCCTGGCCAAAGCAGGAATCACCAAAGGATCCGACGGAAAACTGTATTATAACGGCGAACCGTTCACCATCGAGATAATGACCTATACGAACCGTGCGGCCCTTCCGGCAAGCCTGGAAGTGATCGCGGCCCAGTATGAAAAGCTCGGTATCACGGTCACGACGAAACACGCTGAATGGAGCGCGATCAAATCAACCGTGACATCGGGAACCTATGATATGGTACTCTATACCTGGGTCACGGCACCGACCGGAGACCCGGACTACTTCATCAGCGGTCACTATCTCTCGACCGGGGCATACGCTTCCGGCTGGACCCATTACTCGAATCCGCAGATGGATGAATGGATCCTTGCCGCACGGTCGACCTTTGATCAGACCAAGCGAGCCGAGCTCTACGACAAGATCCAGGAACAGGCGCAGATCGATTGTCCGATCATCTACGTGTTCTATGCGATGGAAAACGATGCGATGAGTACCTCCGTTAAGGGATTCACCATCTACCCCAACGACTACACGCTCGTCACAAAGAACATCGCGGTCGTATAA